Proteins from one Homalodisca vitripennis isolate AUS2020 chromosome 3, UT_GWSS_2.1, whole genome shotgun sequence genomic window:
- the LOC124358194 gene encoding jerky protein homolog, with product MSLKRKRVVVSLETKLSAIKRLDKGESLKKVAADLGVAEVTVGDWRRKRKDIEQWVNKSVSDGSDLLRKTMKKWEYEQTSEELFLWFSNLRGLGSPISGPMLQAKAVEFNKRFKDGEANFSACDGWLDRWKKSNSSGSLKLRPLLIGKSKNPRAFKNIQVNCLPTMYSHQRSAWMDGQTFKEWFFHEFVRVVEAYLKKKNLLRKAILLMDNAPSHPDASELVSGDIKAAFLPPNVTSLIQPLDQGVLEAMKRHYRRRLLQVLLTWLDERITVTAALKKITVKDVSYWIASAWDDLPTELLINDEDVNEWFMQDQQMELTDDAIADMVTNPHNVADYDTDEIVEKISHSDGLKALEAALAYIEQQEESTPADVLHLQRWCNSAASKRQQKLTQKSIRDFFKK from the exons ATGAGTTTAAAACGTAAACGGGTAGTGGTTAGTTTAGAAACAAAGTTAAGTGCAATAAAACGTTTAGATAAGGGTGAGTCGTTAAAGAAGGTTGCCGCTGACCTAGGTGTTGCAGAAGTGACTGTTGGAGATTGGAGACGTAAGCGGAAAGATATTGAACAGTGGGTTAATAAAAGTGTAAGTGATGGAAGCGATTTGTTGCGGAAAACTATGAAGAAATGGGAGTACGAACAGACTTCTGAAGAGTTGTTTTTGTGGTTTTCTAATCTTCGAGGGTTGGGAAGTCCAATAAGTGGTCCCATGCTTCAAGCTAAAGCTGTTGAGTTTAACAAACGGTTTAAGGACGGTGAGGCTAATTTTAGTGCATGTGATGGTTGGCTTGACAGGTGGAAGAAGAG CAACTCTTCTGGATCCTTAAAATTGAGACCTCTCCTTATTGGAAAATCAAAGAACCCAAGGGCTTTTAAAAATATCCAAGTTAACTGCCTACCCACCATGTACAGCCATCAACGAAGTGCATGGATGGATGGCCAAACTTTTAAAGAGTGGTTTTTTCACGAGTTCGTTCGTGTTGTTGAGGCCTACTTGAAAAAGAAGAACCTACTAAGAAAAGCTATTCTTCTTATGGACAACGCGCCATCTCATCCAGATGCAAGTGAATTGGTTAGTGGTGACATAAAAGCTGCTTTCTTGCCACCAAATGTCACATCTCTTATTCAACCTCTGGACCAAGGCGTTTTAGAGGCTATGAAACGGCACTATCGACGAAGGCTTCTCCAAGTGTTATTGACATGGTTGGACGAGAGAATTACGGTAACTGCAGCACTTAAAAAGATCACCGTTAAGGACGTCTCATACTGGATAGCTTCAGCGTGGGATGAT TTACCAACGGAACTGCTGATAAATGATGAAGACGTCAACGAGTGGTTCATGCAAGACCAGCAAATGGAACTTACTGATGATGCGATTGCCGATATGGTCACCAACCCTCACAACGTCGCAGATTATGACACCGACGAGATAGTGGAAAAAATATCTCATTCCGATGGATTGAAGGCGCTCGAAGCTGCTCTCGCCTACATTGAGCAACAGGAGGAGTCAACCCCTGCCGATGTCCTTCATCTTCAGCGTTGGTGCAACAGCGCAGCGTCAAAACGACAACAGAAGTTGACGCAGAAATCAATAAGAgactttttcaaaaaatga